The stretch of DNA AATCCAGTGACATAAACtagatttttttgaacTACTCTCAAACCTGCCAAGTGCTTCTTATTGACCATCTccatttctttcttttccttttctttctgtttcttttcaCGGTCACgcttttcctttttcaaTTGCATCAATTTGTACTCTTCAGCACTTACTGTCTTATATTCCACACTCTCATCGTCGTAAAGTCTTCTACACCCCGGACACCTTCCATTCAATTCCGGATTTTGTCTAATGTTGTTATAACAGAATTGACAAATTTGATATCCACAAGGGCAaggtttgaaatttttgtCGGATATATCCATTTCCTCAACACATAATGGGCTATAGATAATTATATATGTTAGTATACACTTGAACCAATAACTCACAATGAATTAACTGTGCTTTATTATGTTAAACATACCagtattcttcttcatcatcactgATGAAAGTATCGTCGGCTTGAATCATGATTAGTTAAATTTGTGTAGCTGTATAAATGTAATTAGTTATAATTGATAGATTTGCCTTCTGAAAACACCAAATAtctaaaaattaaaaaacgATTTCAATATATACAAGAATCgcaggaaaaaaaaattctcaACATGTAGTCGTGTGTGGTTCAACATTAGGTAACCAgtagtgaaaaaaaaagcattATAATCATCCATCTTTTTACTATAGAAATCTTTAACAATCCAAGCATTCCATAAACTTGACTTCTTACTTCTAGGAACATGtcattttttgttgaattatgGGAATCTGTTTTTACGCCAGGTACTACTCCTGCATTGATTACAGCCACACATGCCTCGTTCatattgttaataatatcCTTATTGGTATTAATATTCCttacaaaatcaatacattttattaatttattagtCATAGCGGTGTTATTGTATGCGTCAGTATTTTGGttcattaatgaattgCAGCAAGTGAAGTTACAAAGCAATAACGAACTCTCCCAAAAAGAACTTGAAAAGGAAAGTGAATCGGAGAAATTGTCTGCTAATGCTACTGAATCCTCCCAAACCACTGCAACCTCAGAAGATATCAAACTTAGAAAGAGAAAGGTATAAATCCAAGTCTACTTTGTAGTTTGTTCATAGGTCTTTCCAAATGTACATTAGATTTACATTCTGCTGAAAGTGCACTCgaacaaataaaaacacACACATCACCATTAGTTAACCAAATCCCTTTGTATCACACACTCTTGCGATGAGCTTTCGAGATGCGTTTCAAAAATACATAGACCACCCTGAACGACACGACATTGTTCTCTTCCACGACCAAAACGTGATTATAATCAAAGACATGTTCCCCAAGTCGACCAGACACTTGCTAGTCATTCCCCGAAACCGCCAGGTGACGAAAAACCATCCGTTAGATGCATTCTGCACTGATTATCCAGAATTCACAGGACACGAGCTCTACAATATGGTGCTGGGGTATGTTGAGAAGGCAAAGGATCTTATTATTGACGAGTTGTTCCGCTACTCCAACGTGAATGACAAGTCGCAGCTACTGGAGTTCAGAAACACGTTCATTAAAGCGGGGGTCCACAGCATTCCTTCCTTGAACAACCTACATGTCCATGTCATCACTCAAGACTTCCATTCTCCGAGAATGAGGAATAAGAAACATTACAATTCATTTACCACAAAGTTTTTTGTACCTTTTGAGGAGTTGAATCCTGAGTTGAACGAGAGCTACTGTCGTCGCACCTCCCAACCTTTCTCAGAAACAGAACTGTCACAGAGCAGCAATAGCGACCGCAATTCCAGCACACAATACATTGTCCACGAACGCTCTACGCAAGTAATGGAGAAGCTCATCAAAACAACCCCTTTCAAATGCACATCGTGCTCTAAAACATTTGGTAACCTGATGGTCAAACTAAAGGCTCATTTACATGAGGAGTACACGAAGAAATATGCAAGTTTCATCGTTCCCAACATTTTAATCCCTAATGGGGTTTGTGCACCATGCACTAAATAGAACAATAGAGgttgtttttttgggggGGAAATCAGATTGGATGTTTTAGACAATTTAAAAAAGCcaaaaaagtgaaaaagaaGTCAAACGTTTGAGCTTTAGAATTATGAACCTTAGATTTAGTTGTTTCTAGATAGTAGACTTTCTTGAGTAAGGTAGAAGGGCGTTTCTATTGGCAAATGTCAGCCGTCCCAAGTACAAGTGGTTAGTATAGTGTAAGTGCCTTCTCTCGGAATAGTAGaatacaaacaaaaagtttTCGACAATGCGTTCTCCACACTCACCCCACTCTTTAGTCTACTAATGTTCTTGGagaatgttttttttgggcAAAAGTGGCGTCTGATTGATAGCCCAAAATAATTTCCTCCAATGAGAACTATCACCTTATCCGCTAAATTGGACGAACGTAggaaaaaagagaaaacaCAAACGTATAAATTGCTCAGTTGCGGGTTTTGTGTTGTGTGGGGGATGGAGGGAAGACACAATAAAAATCTGAGCCTTGCTGGAACAACAATTTTCCGTAGCAAAAAcctgaaaagaaaaataataaaagaaagatttaTTGCAATAAAACGATAGTTTGTAACCAAGCTGTCAACCTGTCACCCAGATATTCGTCAttatagaaaaagaagtcTTCTCCTGTCAAAGT from Candida albicans SC5314 chromosome R, complete sequence encodes:
- a CDS encoding uncharacterized protein (Ortholog(s) have role in syncytium formation by plasma membrane fusion, vacuolar proton-transporting V-type ATPase complex assembly and integral component of endoplasmic reticulum membrane localization); amino-acid sequence: MSFFVELWESVFTPGTTPALITATHASFILLIISLLVLIFLTKSIHFINLLVIAVLLYASVFWFINELQQVKLQSNNELSQKELEKESESEKLSANATESSQTTATSEDIKLRKRKV
- a CDS encoding uncharacterized protein (Ortholog(s) have DNA 5'-adenosine monophosphate hydrolase activity, mismatched DNA binding, single-strand break-containing DNA binding, single-stranded DNA binding, zinc ion binding activity and cytosol, nucleus localization) encodes the protein MSFRDAFQKYIDHPERHDIVLFHDQNVIIIKDMFPKSTRHLLVIPRNRQVTKNHPLDAFCTDYPEFTGHELYNMVSGYVEKAKDLIIDELFRYSNVNDKSQLSEFRNTFIKAGVHSIPSLNNLHVHVITQDFHSPRMRNKKHYNSFTTKFFVPFEELNPELNESYCRRTSQPFSETESSQSSNSDRNSSTQYIVHERSTQVMEKLIKTTPFKCTSCSKTFGNSMVKLKAHLHEEYTKKYASFIVPNILIPNGVCAPCTK